A segment of the Sphingobacterium oryzagri genome:
TAAGGATTTCGTCTATTCGATCTTCAAATTTGTGGATATTTGACGTTAACTTTCGCTCATCCAGTTGGAGCATTTCCTCATCCGTAATAGTAAAATGGATGGTGATGGCTGTCCCCAATAACGATAAGGTCAAGATTAAAAGAAGGAATCGAATCTTCGTTAACATTTAAGTTCCGTTGCGTAAAATGTAAATATAAAAAAAGTCCCCGTTATCTATATCTAACGAGGACTTTTTAATCACTAATCGCAATGTTTAGTTATGGGTATGCACATCTTCTTCGCGGAAGAATTTAGCCGTGAAATATTCACGGTTCATGCGCGCGATGTTTGTCAGTTTGATTCCTTTTGGACATTCAGCCTCACACGCGCCTGTATTGGTACAGTTACCGAAGCCTTCCGCATCCATTTGGTCGACCATAGCCTGTGCACGTTCGTAGCGCTCTGTCTGTCCTTGTGGAAGCAGCGCAAACTGCGAAATCTTCGCCGAAACGAACAACATCGCCGATGCATTTTTACATGCAGCTACACATGCACCGCAACCAATACATGTTGCCGCCTCGAATGCCTCGTCAGCAATACGTTTCGGAATAGGAATGGTGTTAGCATCAGGTACGCCACCTGTATTGATGTTTACATAACCACCAGCTTGCTGTATACGATCGAAAGATGTACGGTCAACAGCTAAATCTTTCAATACCGGAAATGCTGCCGCTCGCCAAGGTTCGATCACGATGGTTTGGCCATCATGAAATGTACGCATGTGCAATTGGCAGGTAGTAATGCCATATTTTGGTCCGTGCGGACGACCGTTGATCACCAACGAGCACATGCCGCAGATACCTTCGCGACAATCGTGGTCGAAATAGATCGGGTCTTCCCCTAGGCGGGTAAGGTCTTCATTGACAACGTCAAGCATTTCAAGAAAAGACATATCATCAGCAATATCTTTTGCTTGTATAGTGACGAACTGACCTTTCGATTTATCATTTTTTTGACGCCAAACTTTCAGCGTTAAATTCATATGTTCTGCCATGATAATATTGTTACGTCATGCGCAAGAGTGATGAACACCCTATGCGAGCAAATCGACTATTTATAACTTCTTTGTGTTAATTTAACATTTTCGAAGACTAACTCTTCTTTATGTAAGACCTCTTCTTGATTTTCACCAGCAAACTCCCATGCCGCAACATACGTGTAGTTTTCATCGTCACGCATGGCTTCACCTTCTTCTGTTTGCGACTCCAAACGGAAGTGTCCACCACAAGATTCGTTACGGTTCAACGCATCGTCTACCATCAGCTCGCCCAACTCGATAAAGTCGGCCACGCGTCCTGCTTTTTCCAACGACATGTTAAGCTCTTCGTTCTCACCAAGCACTTTAACATCGCTCCAAAATTCTTTCTTCAATTTTTGGATCAAGCCTTTCGCTTTGGTCAAACCTTCAGCCGTACGTGCCATACCGCAATATTCCCACATGATTTTTCCCAATTCCTTGTGAATATCATCGATCGTTTTAGATCCATTGAGGCTTAACAAGGTCTTGATTTTATCTTCCACTTCTTTACGTGTTTGTTCGAAAGCGGGGTGATTTTTGTCAACAGGAGCAAAGCTGCCTAAGTTAGCCAGGTAATCACCAACAGTGAAAGGAATAACGAAATAACCATCCGATAAGCCTTGCATTAAAGCCGATGCACCTAAGCGGTTAGCGCCGTGGTCAGAGAAGTTACATTCGCCCAGGGCGTAAAGTCCCGGTACGGTTGTCATCAAGTTGTAATCCACCCAAACACCACCCATCGTGTAGTGAACTGCCGGATAAATACGCATCGGTTGCTCGTAAGGATTTTCATCCGTAATTTGATAATACATATCAAACAAGTTTCCGTATTTTGCTTCTACGGTATCTTTGCCTAAACGTTTGATCGCATCAGCAAAATCCAAGAATACAGCCACCCCTGATTTACCTACACCACGACCGTCATCTACCATTTCTTTTGCGTTACGCGAAGCCACATCACGTGGTACAAGGTTACCAAAAGAAGGATATTTTCTTTCCAAGAAGTAATCGCGGTCGTCCTCTTTGATATCGGCTGGGTTCATCGCACCAGAGCGTAATTTTTCAGAAAGCTCTTTTGTTTTAGGTACCCAAACGCGACCATCGTTACGCAAAGATTCCGACATTAGTGTAAGCTTCGACTGGTGATCGCCGGTTACCGGAATACATGTCGGGTGAATTTGCGTGTAACAAGGGTTAGCAAAATAAGCACCTCTCTTGTGCGCGCGCCAAGCTGCAGTTACGTTACAACCCATGGCGTTTGTGGAAAGAAAGAATACGTTGCCGTAACCGCCTGTACACAAGAGCACAGCGTGTCCTTCATGTGATTCGATTTTACCGGTAATCATATCACGCGTGATAATACCACGTGCATGACCATCAATTTTCACCAAATCCAACATTTCATGGCGCGTGTATGATTGCACTTTACCTTTTTTGATCTGGCGGTTTAGCGCAGAGTAAGCGCCCAATAATAATTGTTGTCCCGTTTGACCACGTGCGTAGAAGGTACGGGAAACCTGTGCTCCACCAAATGAACGGTTGTCTAACAAACCGCCGTATTCGCGTGCGAAAGGAACACCTTGCGCCACACATTGGTCGATAATGTTTACCGACACTTCCGCCAAACGATAAACGTTTGCTTCACGCGCGCGGTAGTCACCACCTTTGATCGTATCGTAGAACAAACGGAATACAGAGTCACCATCATTCTGGTAGTTTTTTGCAGCATTGATACCACCCTGAGCCGCAATAGAGTGCGCACGACGTGGTGAATCTTGGTAACAAAATGTTTTCACATTGTAACCTAGTTCTGCTAATGAAGCGGCTGCAGAAGCACCCGCCAAACCTGTGCCCACAACCAAGATGGTGAACTTACGTTTGTTGGCTGGGTTAACCAGCTTCATTTCAAATTTATGTTTTGACCATTTCTCGGCTAATGGGCCTGCTGGTACTTTTGAATCTAACATAGTAAATACTTTATATTTAGTAGATATGTCTAGGATATCTTAAATATTATTTAACAAAATAGAAATATAATGGCATGAGTGCAAAGCCGATCGGGATGATTACCCCGAATCCCCAAACACCGATAAATTCGATAATGGGTACGTATCTTCTGTGTGAAAGACCGATCGTTTGGAATGCCGATTTAAAGCCATGAATAAGGTGGAAGGACAAGGCTGCCATGGCTAGCAAGTAAAAACCAACCAAGAATGGATTTTGAAAAGCAAAGTCCACTTGTTTGTAAAGGTCGCGCGCTTTGATGGTTTCCACACCATTTTCCGTGGTTTCCTGATAATCTGTGAAGTCAGACGCTTCCAATACGGTCGACGT
Coding sequences within it:
- a CDS encoding succinate dehydrogenase/fumarate reductase iron-sulfur subunit encodes the protein MAEHMNLTLKVWRQKNDKSKGQFVTIQAKDIADDMSFLEMLDVVNEDLTRLGEDPIYFDHDCREGICGMCSLVINGRPHGPKYGITTCQLHMRTFHDGQTIVIEPWRAAAFPVLKDLAVDRTSFDRIQQAGGYVNINTGGVPDANTIPIPKRIADEAFEAATCIGCGACVAACKNASAMLFVSAKISQFALLPQGQTERYERAQAMVDQMDAEGFGNCTNTGACEAECPKGIKLTNIARMNREYFTAKFFREEDVHTHN
- a CDS encoding fumarate reductase/succinate dehydrogenase flavoprotein subunit yields the protein MLDSKVPAGPLAEKWSKHKFEMKLVNPANKRKFTILVVGTGLAGASAAASLAELGYNVKTFCYQDSPRRAHSIAAQGGINAAKNYQNDGDSVFRLFYDTIKGGDYRAREANVYRLAEVSVNIIDQCVAQGVPFAREYGGLLDNRSFGGAQVSRTFYARGQTGQQLLLGAYSALNRQIKKGKVQSYTRHEMLDLVKIDGHARGIITRDMITGKIESHEGHAVLLCTGGYGNVFFLSTNAMGCNVTAAWRAHKRGAYFANPCYTQIHPTCIPVTGDHQSKLTLMSESLRNDGRVWVPKTKELSEKLRSGAMNPADIKEDDRDYFLERKYPSFGNLVPRDVASRNAKEMVDDGRGVGKSGVAVFLDFADAIKRLGKDTVEAKYGNLFDMYYQITDENPYEQPMRIYPAVHYTMGGVWVDYNLMTTVPGLYALGECNFSDHGANRLGASALMQGLSDGYFVIPFTVGDYLANLGSFAPVDKNHPAFEQTRKEVEDKIKTLLSLNGSKTIDDIHKELGKIMWEYCGMARTAEGLTKAKGLIQKLKKEFWSDVKVLGENEELNMSLEKAGRVADFIELGELMVDDALNRNESCGGHFRLESQTEEGEAMRDDENYTYVAAWEFAGENQEEVLHKEELVFENVKLTQRSYK